A stretch of the Bacteroidota bacterium genome encodes the following:
- a CDS encoding ComEC family competence protein, with amino-acid sequence MKIWNQAPLVRLLLPFLVGIVAAVYAPHHFNLLLLVSCFVFIAIAALVLIPKFNLSYRHSFWFGGLINILLFLFAYQLTLYKTEKFAVHHFSHFTHSKILVQARVCEETIRKEKSVKAILEIIAIKAEGGWRSTSGKAVVYFKTDSNATALTYGDELLMHFDFKEVSPPQNPGEFNYKRFLSFHNIYHQAYANTSDWKPLSTNSGNTILKYCIGLRSKLLGVLKNNQLTGDELAVGAALLLGYTDKLDAELISAYSSTGALHVLSVSGLHVAIVYMVMNWLLFLLDKHKKTRFLKTVLLLLFLWFYAALTGLSPSVLRAATMFSFIVVAKATNKHTNIYNTLAASALFLLLINPYLLMEVGFQLSYLAVIGIVYIQPKIYEWFTFDNWLLDQIWMITAVSMAAQLATFPLGLHYFHQFPNYFFISNLIVIPLSTLILYVGIAVFVFSEISVVVNYLAMAFAWLIWFLNASVKWMESLPFSLLQGISISVAETWLLYGLIVLILFYLNNRNYKFLMLALSAVILILISQVIEQQKQSQQKKMVIYSIPKTTAIDFIHSRENVLLTDTAFAENKSGLLFRVKHNWWDLGLTTSEVVSGDVEREGLKIHGPWIQFFNTRIYVLSQAIQWKESTTEKPTVDYIVVSKNVKMSIEEIRRVFQVKTLVFDLSNSAYKIKQWKKECEVLHQEYYSIADEGAFEVVLNDGDIQTKRKLIF; translated from the coding sequence ATGAAAATCTGGAACCAGGCACCTTTAGTTCGTTTGTTACTTCCGTTTTTAGTCGGGATTGTCGCAGCGGTTTATGCACCGCATCATTTTAATCTCCTCTTGCTCGTTTCATGCTTCGTTTTTATTGCAATAGCAGCCCTTGTACTTATTCCAAAATTCAATCTTTCGTATCGGCATTCGTTTTGGTTTGGAGGACTCATCAATATCCTCTTGTTTTTGTTTGCGTATCAACTCACACTTTATAAAACAGAGAAATTTGCTGTACATCATTTTTCCCATTTTACCCATTCAAAAATCTTGGTGCAAGCACGCGTTTGTGAAGAAACAATCCGGAAAGAAAAATCGGTAAAAGCCATTCTGGAAATCATTGCAATAAAAGCGGAGGGAGGTTGGCGGTCGACTTCCGGAAAAGCAGTGGTGTATTTTAAAACCGATTCCAATGCAACAGCATTAACGTATGGTGATGAACTCTTGATGCATTTTGATTTTAAAGAAGTTTCACCACCTCAAAATCCGGGGGAGTTTAATTACAAACGATTTTTGTCGTTCCACAACATTTATCACCAAGCGTATGCGAACACAAGCGATTGGAAACCGCTGAGCACTAATTCAGGAAATACCATTTTAAAGTATTGCATCGGCTTACGAAGTAAACTGCTAGGGGTTTTAAAAAACAATCAATTAACCGGTGATGAACTCGCAGTAGGTGCAGCACTGTTGTTGGGCTATACCGATAAGTTGGATGCTGAACTGATTTCCGCTTATTCCAGCACCGGTGCCTTGCATGTGTTGTCGGTCTCTGGATTGCATGTGGCCATAGTTTATATGGTTATGAATTGGTTGTTGTTCCTCTTGGATAAACATAAAAAAACTCGGTTTCTAAAAACCGTTTTGCTCTTATTGTTTCTTTGGTTTTATGCCGCACTCACCGGTTTGTCGCCTTCCGTATTAAGAGCAGCCACCATGTTTAGTTTTATTGTGGTGGCAAAAGCAACAAACAAGCATACCAATATTTACAATACATTGGCTGCTTCGGCACTATTTCTATTACTCATCAATCCCTATTTGCTAATGGAAGTCGGTTTTCAATTGTCGTATTTGGCGGTTATCGGAATTGTTTATATACAACCAAAAATTTATGAGTGGTTCACATTCGACAATTGGTTGTTGGATCAAATTTGGATGATTACCGCTGTTTCCATGGCTGCACAGCTGGCAACATTTCCGTTAGGCTTGCATTATTTTCATCAATTTCCCAATTACTTTTTCATCTCCAATTTGATAGTGATTCCACTTTCTACGCTTATTTTATATGTTGGGATTGCGGTGTTTGTGTTTTCTGAAATTTCGGTGGTGGTGAATTACCTTGCCATGGCTTTTGCTTGGCTGATTTGGTTTTTAAATGCTTCGGTAAAATGGATGGAGTCCTTGCCCTTTTCATTATTACAAGGCATTTCTATTTCAGTAGCTGAAACGTGGTTACTCTATGGTTTGATTGTTTTGATTCTGTTTTATCTGAACAACCGTAACTACAAATTTCTGATGCTTGCGTTGTCTGCCGTCATTCTAATTTTAATCAGTCAGGTCATCGAACAACAGAAGCAGAGCCAACAAAAAAAGATGGTGATTTACAGCATTCCGAAAACAACAGCCATTGATTTTATTCATTCGAGGGAAAATGTTTTGTTGACAGATACAGCATTTGCAGAAAACAAAAGCGGGTTGTTGTTTCGTGTAAAGCATAATTGGTGGGACTTAGGACTAACTACTTCGGAAGTGGTTTCGGGAGATGTGGAGCGGGAGGGTTTAAAAATTCACGGTCCATGGATTCAATTTTTTAATACACGAATATATGTGTTATCACAAGCGATTCAATGGAAAGAATCGACTACCGAAAAACCAACAGTAGATTATATCGTAGTTTCGAAAAATGTGAAGATGAGCATTGAAGAAATCAGGCGAGTGTTTCAGGTGAAAACTCTTGTGTTTGACCTTTCAAATTCCGCATACAAAATAAAGCAATGGAAAAAAGAATGTGAAGTGCTTCATCAGGAATACTATTCGATAGCAGACGAAGGAGCATTTGAGGTTGTGTTGAATGATGGAGATATCCAAACAAAAAGAAAACTTATTTTCTAA
- a CDS encoding YbjN domain-containing protein has translation MENLQYYYDMVDKCISDLGVDPALCRGEKAGQWSLKKGSASVWIDVWHIEAENRGYFQVLAPVMEVPANNQQAFFQELLELNYTLYGVAFVKFQNWIYVKLIREVDGLEQKEAAATINRVGWYADEYDDKLKVKYGVVVGGRG, from the coding sequence ATGGAAAACTTACAGTATTACTATGACATGGTGGATAAATGCATCAGCGATTTAGGTGTAGATCCGGCATTGTGCCGCGGTGAAAAAGCAGGACAATGGAGTTTAAAAAAAGGTTCAGCATCCGTTTGGATTGATGTATGGCACATCGAAGCAGAAAACAGAGGCTATTTTCAAGTGTTGGCGCCCGTAATGGAAGTGCCGGCTAATAACCAACAAGCATTTTTTCAAGAATTATTAGAACTAAACTATACCTTGTATGGTGTAGCTTTCGTAAAATTCCAAAACTGGATTTATGTAAAATTGATTCGTGAAGTGGATGGGTTGGAGCAAAAAGAAGCTGCTGCTACCATCAACCGTGTGGGCTGGTATGCAGATGAATACGATGATAAATTAAAAGT